From one Lycium ferocissimum isolate CSIRO_LF1 chromosome 7, AGI_CSIRO_Lferr_CH_V1, whole genome shotgun sequence genomic stretch:
- the LOC132063570 gene encoding uncharacterized protein LOC132063570 encodes MNWAKENEEMLSTYTQRISPEIALSPILISLNDEAIPIGNIQSQPAMQSFHVEGKISLLDNEQLFYELMCSKCKNFVRTKIIKAIDCVNCDQQAMLTPRCRFQVQIADGSGSIIATLVGEPGKNLLSMKAEQIYETINIKNESLPLPDIQQHLADKVFKVQLKKSFSRNSDETPAKLFILSFAEKQDTLQLPAVSTSTNAGESSKRELDKVSSSEEQKKLIIGSTSSGKRQHTKRTTPTKKKLHLLAKERVSNQSLQLRKIKVHYDCGELVHTSLGGLYIPNF; translated from the exons ATGAACTG GGCGAAAGAGAATGAAGAAATGTTGAGCACATATACGCAAAGAATTTCTCCGGAAATAGCTTTATCGCCAATTCTTATATCACTAAATGATGAGGCTATACCTATAGGAAATATCCAATCACAACCTGCG atGCAATCTTTTCACGTTGAAGGTAAAATATCGTTGCTGGATAATGAGCAGCTGTTTTATGAGTTAATGTGTTCAAAATGCAAGAACTTTGTTAGGACCAAAATAATAAAGGCTATTGACTGTGTAAACTGTGATCAGCAAGCGATGTTAACACCCAG GTGCCGCTTTCAAGTCCAAATTGCAGATGGAAGTGGATCAATAATTGCAACATTAGTAGGTGAACCTGGAAAAAATCTTCTTTCAATGAAAGCTGAACAAATCTACGAAACAATTAACATAAAG AACGAATCATTGCCCCTTCCGGATATTCAACAACATCTTGCTGACAAAGTGTTTAAAGTACAACTGAAGAAATCTTTTTCTAGGAATTCTGATGAAACACCAGCAAAACTGTTCATTTTGTCATTTGCTGAGAAGCAGGATACTCTCCAATTGCCAGCAGTATCAACTTCTACAAATGCTGGAGAAAGCAGTAAAAGAGAACTTGACAAGGTATCATCATCAGAAGAACAAAAGAAGCTAATAATTGGAAGTACCTCATCTGGAAAGAGACAACATACTAAGCGAACaactccaacaaaaaaaaaactacatctTCTAGCAAAAGAGAGGGTATCGAACCAGTCGCTCCAACTAAGAAAAATTAAAG TTCACTATGACTGTGGCGAGCTTGTACATACGTCTTTAGGTGGCTTGTACATACCAAACTTTTGA
- the LOC132063571 gene encoding uncharacterized protein LOC132063571 — translation MHRVASAGNTSNSVRPRKEKRLTYVLNDADDTKHCAGVNSLSVLKSSATDGCDYLFTGSRDGTLKRWALAKDGATCSATFESHVDWVNDAVLTGSNTLVSCSSDTTVKVWNGLSDGSCIKTLRQHSDYVTSLASAEKNSNVVASAGLGGEVFIWDLEAALTPTSRSGDATEEDCSNGVNGSGSSLPMTIRPIGSSNNISLQTQSQAYIPVTAKGHKESVYALAMNESGSLLVSGGTEKVVRVWDARTGSKTMKLKGHTDNIRALLLDSTGRFCISGSSDSMIRLWDLGQQRCVHSYAVHTDSVWSLASTPTFSHVYSGGRDLSLYLTDLATRESVLLCTKEHPILQLALHDDSIWVATTDSSVHRWPVEVRNPQKVFQRGGSFLAGNLSFSRARVSLEGSTPVPVYKEPSLSIRGTPGIVQHEILNNRRHVLTKDTAGTVKLWEITRGTVIHNYGEVSFEKKKEELFEMLSIPAWFTVDTRLGSLAVHLDTPQCFSAEMYSADLSIPGKPEDDKVNLARETLKGLLAHWLTKRKQRFGSQALANGEAPAGKDVPTRNLTASKIEADSNADNDAAVYPPFEFSAASPPSIITEGSQSGPWRKKITDLDGTEDEKDMPWWVMDCVMNNRLPPRENTKCSFYLHPCEGSTVQILTQGKLSAPRILRIHKVINYVIEKMVLEKPLDSISSDGTAGIPGGQVTHPAIGGDGLFRTGLKPWQKLKPSIEILCSNQVLSPDMSLATVRAYIWKKPEDLVLNYRVLTSR, via the exons ATGCACCGTGTAGCAAGTGCAGGCAATACATCCAATTCGGTTCGGCCTAGGAAGGAGAAGAGGTTGACTTATGTTTTGAATGATGCAGATGACACTAAG CATTGTGCAGGTGTAAATTCTTTGTCCGTATTGAAGTCATCAGCAACTGATGGATGTGACTACCTATTTACTGGGAGTAGAGATGGCACGTTAAAGAGGTGGGCATTGGCTAAAGATGGTGCCACCTGCTCTGCTACATTTGAGTCACATGTTGATTGG GTAAATGATGCAGTTCTTACAGGTAGTAACACATTAGTGTCATGCTCCTCAGATACCACTGTCAAG GTGTGGAATGGCTTATCTGATGGATCTTGTATTAAGACACTCCGGCAGCATTCCGATTATGTCACCAGCCTTGCTTCAGCAGAAAAAAAT AGCAATGTTGTTGCATCCGCTGGTCTTGGTGGTGAGGTTTTCATATGGGATCTTGAAGCTGCACTTACTCCGACATCTAGGTCGGGTGATGCTACTGAAGAAGACTGTTCAAATGGTGTCAATGGTTCAGGAAGTTCATTGCCCATGACAATCCGTCCTATCGGTTCGAGCAATAATATTTCCTTGCAGACCCAGTCTCAAGCATATATTCCTGTGACTGCAAAAGGGCATAAGGAGTCAGTATATGCGTTGGCAATGAATGAGAGTGGATCCCTTCTTGTTTCTGGTGGTACTGAGAAG GTTGTGCGCGTATGGGACGCAAGAACTGGTTCCAAGACCATGAAGCTAAAAGGTCATACAGATAATATTAGGGCTCTGCTGCTCGATTCCACTGGCAG GTTCTGCATATCTGGATCTTCTGATTCCATGATTAG ACTATGGGATCTAGGTCAGCAGCGATGCGTGCATTCTTATGCTGTGCATACGGATTCTGTATGGTCACTTGCTAGCACTCCTACATTTAGTCATGTTTATAGTGGTGGGAGAGACCTCTCT TTGTACTTGACAGATTTGGCAACAAGGGAGAGTGTATTGCTCTGCACAAAGGAACACCCCATCTTGCAGTTAGCATTGCATGATGACAGCATTTGGGTGGCCACAACTGATTCATCTGTACATAGGTGGCCCGTGGAAGTGCGTAATCCCCAGAAAGTTTTTCAAAGAGGGGGCTCATTCTTGGCTGGAAATTTGTCCTTTTCCAGGGCAAGGGTTTCTCTAGAAGGATCTACACCT GTGCCTGTTTATAAAGAACCATCTCTCAGCATTCGTGGAACTCCAGGAATAGTGCAGCATGAGATTTTGAACAACAGAAGACATGTCCTGACTAAA GATACTGCTGGTACAGTGAAGTTGTGGGAGATCACTAGAGGCACTGTGATTCACAACTATGGAGAG GTTTCAtttgagaagaagaaagaagaactTTTTGAGATG TTGAGCATCCCTGCATGGTTCACTGTGGACACTAGGCTTGGAAGCTTGGCTGTACATCTGGATACGCCACAATGCTTTTCTGCTGAGATGTACTCTGCTGACCTCAGCATTCCAGGGAAGCCTGAAGATGACAAG GTTAATTTGGCACGAGAAACTCTTAAAGGGCTGTTGGCTCATTGGTTAACCAAAAGAAAGCAGAGATTTGGATCTCAAGCTTTAGCCAATGGGGAAGCCCCAGCTGGAAAGGATGTACCTACAAGGAATTTGACTGCGTCAAAAATTGAAGCGGACAGTAATGCTGACAATGATGCTGCAGTATATCCTCCCTTTGAATTTTCAGCAGCATCCCCTCCGTCAATTATTACCGAGGGTTCTCAAAGTGGCCCATGGAGGAAAAAGATTACCGACTTAGATGGAACGGAAGATGAAAAGGACATGCCATGGTGGGTAATGGATTGTGTGATGAACAATCGGTTGCCTCCCAGGGAAAATACCAA ATGTAGCTTCTACTTGCATCCATGTGAGGGTTCTACTGTCCAGATCCTTACCCAAGGAAAACTGAGTGCGCCTCGCATATTAAGAATTCACAAA GTCATCAACTATGTTATAGAAAAGATGGTTCTTGAGAAGCCACTGGATAGCATAAGCTCAGATGGAACTGCTGGAATTCCTGGTGGACAGGTGACACACCCAGCTATTGGAGGAGACGGCTTATTTCGGACTGGGCTGAAGCCTTGGCAAAAGCTTAAGCCATCCATTGAGATCTTGTGCAGTAACCAG GTTTTATCCCCTGATATGAGCTTAGCGACTGTCCGTGCATATATATGGAAGAAACCTGAAGACCTTGTCCTCAACTACCGGGTGTTGACTAGTAGGTGA